ttatatagtgcttttatccaaagcgctttacactgtctcattcacccattcacacacaccagtggtagcagaggtgccatgcaaggcgctaacttgccatcgggagcaacttgggatcCAGTGTCTTGCCCACGGACACTTctgtatgtggagtcatgcgggccgggaatcgaaccaccaaccctacgattagtggacaacccgctctaccacctgagccacagccgccccacgaTGAAcaacaatcaaacattttaggggaaaataacctggttgcataagtgtgcactcccttttataattggggatgtggctgtgtttaGAATGAACCagtcacattcaatctcatgttccaAAGTAATTATCAAATAGCTCTCATCAATGatattattctgattaaccccaaaatAAAGACCGGCTGCTTCTGTAgaattttcttcacatcttcctggtttcatctgactgctgaagccatgctCTACATGGAGCTTACAAAGCCTGTACAGGGTCTCACTGTTGAAAggaatcgatcaggagaggggtacaaaaaaaaattccacaacattagatgtacttggaacaccatgaaggccatcatcaacaagtggagaaaatggagcgcCACAGTGACCTCatcaagaacaggacgtccctccaaatggataagacaaaaacttaccagggaagttgccaagagacctacagcaacatcaaaggagctgcaggaatatcttcACATCTCCTttacatgtctgggctatggagtAGGGAGAGGCTAGATGGAAACCCTTTTTCACAAAAAGCATCCAAGCTTAACTTAATCACCCCAAAGcatgtggcaaaatgtcttatggtctgatgagaccgatttcaaaagatataataattccataattccaaaaaaaaaggactaccaaaagaacaccataactatggtggcagcatcatgctttagggctgcttttcttcagttaGACAGACTCTTACCCATAAAGACTGAGGGCCCATTTACACGACAACGTTTTCAACTAAAAACGGCAAACTTTTTATGCGTTTTGGCTGTTCGTTTATACGACAATGCGTTTTGGGGCCTGAAAACGCAAAGTTTTGAAAACGGGTTTTATCGTCTCTGTGTAAACGTACAAAAACGagaatttgtgaaaatgatgtcATGCGCTATCtttaattgtctgttttggagtaaaTCTGTAcccttttattgctaataaaatatagaaagcagaccgaatgccagtgtctcactatttgatttgtatttgcagATTTTGATCCATTTTAGTACAGTGATGCTCAATGAGTTGTACTTAAAGATGcactatttagatttttttttcgttACTTAAAAATGATtgagctttgttaacagaattctgacctggagcacaagaaaagacCATTTCCATAATGAAAAAAgctttatgcacatttcatgtacattaaattatattacattagggatGCCTCcgcatttattaaccaagaaaaataagccaaatctatgcttgacaagcgtgagttttcacaattccttatgacaatTAATAATTTTTCGAGTCTAGATATCGAGATTCgaagtaactggagacagaactgTTTTTTTCACTCCACAtgaaatcgtttgagaaatATAAACGTTATTGTCCTTTTTATCctaaaaaaacccacagctcccccatttacttgtatttgtttattgggcagtcttgcccggatcaatatggcggacacGTTGTCATGAATGCTTATGTGCGCAGGCGCGTAGTGTTTATTTGCAACATGACATCACCAACTGctggcctggcatgcataatacagcgttttttaatcattttcacgGATCCATGTTAATGGGGATCGTTTTGAAAACGTTGTCATCTATACAcgaaacgtttttaaaaaaaacgtgtttCATACATCGTTGTCATGTAAACGTACCcagagtggtgtaataaaatcaaaagctgCTTCAACAATGtgttagtttaggggtgtgcacacttgtgctaCTAGGATATTGTAAGcttccccccccaccccccccattaaaatgtttgatttttatatgttgtaatttcacattgagggtggaaaaacttttttgttcttggtttaattttttttttacattacaaaaacctgccattttagcaGGGGTGTGTAggcttttttttatccactgtACCTAAGGGCAATTTCACGTAGTCAatccttttttatgtttttttttttttttttaaaagagaggGAATCActcaaatactgtatgtatgcatgcatatTTTTCTGAAGgctgaaaaaagtattttaaaagaaaGCAGTGGAACAGTGTTGCTCTTTTAGCAGGCTCTTGACCCCCAACCCCCCTTGTCCCTTCTCTTTCCCCTCTGGCCCCGAATAAAGCAGTACCGCGCGTCCTGCCTGCCCATATTCACTGCCCTGAAGGCCTGAATAGGATGGATCATTAGTCCAGCACTGTGCAAATGTTTCTATCACTCATGCTTTTGCTACTAAAGAATCACAGCAGGGGGTTGAGGGGTTTGGGAGGTGGGGCTGCATCCCCACAGAGAACTGTTCACATGGTGTGTGGTGACACTGAGCAGAGCTGATCATCAGGAAGACCCAGCAGAGAGAATTTACAAGTGAAAGGCTGAACACAGTGATTCGGTTTGAGGGGTGATGCCCCTCTGCAACCGAGCTGCTTCACTCAGCACGTAGTGTTCAAAATGCTTTTGGGTAATTTtaatatagaattttttttaactgttaatAACAAGTGCACTGCTTTTGCCattacacagattttttttaaaagtgctaaTGCACAGATGATTAACTGTGTGCTTTAAGTCGTTGTTTTTAGCACCTAAATTCACCTGGAAATCTGCCAATCCGCTGCTCATAGTGATGCCCTGTAAGTCTGACTTCCTCATTGTTAAAACTGCCCTGCAGTCTCAGAGCAGAGAGGCCAGCTTGCAGCTGTATGTGGTCGATTGGGCTGTTATATTTTGTCCTAATCCTATTACTACATGGTGTTAAATAGGAAGCCTCTAAACGTTTTATGGACTTGAAAGCTCCTGGAGTGTGTTACACCATATTGAAAGTGCTTTGACCATGAAGAGTCTGGACCACTACAAACCGCTGGCCACTGTGACTAAATCAGCTCTATTTAATCCCATTTACTGGTTTTATGCGCTTCGGGTTGCAGATGCGTTTCCCACTTGATTTAAAATAGCAGTCAGAGTTCTCTGAAACTGTTTACTCGCAACATGGAAAACGTGGGAGGTGTAAATGATGTTTTCTAATGCACGAGTACCAGAGAGGACTGTTCAGGCCTCTTGCAGTGATGTGGAGTGTTGTGTGgggaatttatttgtttttgtttgtttatttgcttgtgTACTGACTTACTTGGCTAAGAATTAGAGATGTACCGATGCGGGACCTTTTGGACTGATGCACTATTGTTCATGTACATGTACATCTATAATGGGCAGAAACTGGGTGAACTCATTTCGTACAGCTTTTTTGATTCTTTATTATAAAACACTTGAAAGGCATAAAGGCCTCGGGCAGCTTGTATGTAGGATGTGGAAATAACTGAAAGTGCATATTTATGTCTTTGAATAATTTAGTTGGAAGTGTGATTGAGGTCACAGTTGATGGGCAGAGAGTGATTTGTTCAGATCCCCTGTCCCAGAGCATTGTACTGTTTGGACAGGGGTTAAGGGTCATGATGCTGCAATTTGACCTCTATTTTCTCCTCTGTGTAACATCACAAAGGGAACCCTCATGCTCtcttacatttattcatgtttactgggagaaatctgtgtgtgtgtgtgtgtgtgtgtgtgtgtgtgtgtgtgtgtgtgtgtgtgtgtgtgtgtgtgtgtgcacgttatGCACGGTCTTAATACTGTCAACATcttgaccaagataaagcagttactgaagatgaattaatatatttatgtgtaaaatttttatttgtaagtatTATCTCTGTACTGTATAATTTAAATACACAATTCACTGTGTaggttttatttacagttttaattAGATTTCATTGAAGTAAGTGGTGTATggttatatgtttatatattgttACGCATGCTGTATAtgatttttataaatttttcaCTGATGAATCATCTGACTGAATGTCCTTCACAGCTAAGCATTGAGAAAGCGCAAGCCATCGCTGAGCAGGTGGAACTGAAGGCCAAGGTGGTGCAGTCAGAAGTGAAGACTACCACTCTGCGTCACAAGAAAGCCCTGGAGGAGCGCGAGTGTGAGCTGCTATGGAAGGTAAACATGCACTTGGTTTTACCGCTCTGTGGAGAACCCTGATCATATAACCATTAGCAACAGTGGCTTTATTCACTTAAGGGAAATTCTGCCTTGCCACTAAGGTTACACTGGTGCCTGGGCAGAAACTTATGGTATACACCACTCTGtataacatcacacacattctttGGGCTTTGATACCCGAGACCCTTTTTTAACACCATGGTATCAGTCGTCATCCAAACCACTATATAACTACTAAGCCATACAATGTTAATCAATTTTATGGCATCATGAGCATTGGCATGCCATTGGTCTTTTTAATAAATCCTGAAATACCAGTAAATCCCACAGGCATAGTTCACTGGGTCTTGAagttttattgaattattcttgagatttcattatatataaatatatgattaCCAGCAATTAGTAATTGctggtaaaaaataaacaaatctgaaattatgtagttttttttttcaaacttgtTACATCACAGAACAATAGGATACagtttttcctcttcactgtTCCAACTGGTGCCCTTTCCTTCATGTCCCTATGCAGTTGGAAAAGATCCGCCAGGTGAAGGCCAAGTCTCTGTACCTTCAGGTAGAGAAACTTCACCAGAACCTCACCAAGCTGGACAGCACCATTGCCACAGTGACAAAGGTGCTGGAGGAAGGTCGCAACATAGACATCCTACTAGCACGTGAGCACATGCTGAATCAGCTGCAGGAGCTCAAAGCACTGCGCTGCATTCTGCAGCCACAGGAGGATGACCGCATTATGTTCACGCCTCCAGATCAGGCGCTTCTGATTGCCATCCAGTCCATGGGCCTGATAAGCAGTGGAGCCTTCGCATCAGCCACCAAAGCCCATGGGGAAGGTCTCAAGAGAGCTCTGCAGGGAAAACTGGCTTCCTTTACAGTAGTGGCATATGACCATGATGGAGAACCACGGTTGTCTGGTGGAGATGGTGTATCAGTGGTCTTGATGGGTCCAGAGGGAAACCTCTCTAGTGCTGATGTGTCTGACCAACAAGATGGTACCTACACGGTTAGCTACCTGCCCAAGAGTGAAGGAGAGCATCTTCTTTCTGTGCTTATCTGCAACCAGCACATTGAGGGAAGTCCCTTCAAAGTCATGGTCAAATCTGGCCGCAGCTACGGAGGTATTGGTCTGCCTGTTGCATCCTTTGGTGGAGAGGGTGATGGTGATGGACAGCTGTGTAGACCTTGGGGCATCTGCGTTGATAAGGAAGGCTATGTGATCGTGGCTGACCGAAGCAACAATCGCATACAGATCTTCAAGCCGTGTGGCACCTTTCACCACAAATTTGGCACGTTGGGCTCACGACCTGGCCAGTTTGACCGACCTGCTGGGGTTGCCTGTGACAGCCAGAGAAGAATCATTGTGGCTGACAAGGACAATCACCGCATCCAGATCTTCACCTTTGATGGGCAGTTCCTCCTCAAGTTTGGTGAAAAGGGAACCAAAAATGGGCAGTTCAACTACCCTTGGGACGTAGCTGTCAATTCGGAGGGAAAGATTCTTGTCTCGGACACGCGCAACCACCGGGTACAGCTGTTCGGCCCTGATGGGATGTTCATCAACAAGTATGGTTTCGAAGGTGCCCTCTGGAAGCATTTCGACTCGCCTCGAGGAGTTGCCTTCAACCAGGAAGGTCACCTAGTGGTGACTGACTTCAACAATCATCGCCTGCTCGTCATCAGGCCTGACTGCCAGTCTGCTCGCTTTCTTGGCTCTGAGGGAACAGGTAACGGGCAGTTCTTGCGTCCACAAGGCGTAGCCGTGGACCAGGAGGATCGCATTATTGTGGCTGACTCCCGTAACCATCGTATTCAGGTGTTTGAACCCAATGGCAACTTCTTATGCAAGTTTGGGACTCAGGGTAGTGGCTTCGGGCAGATGGATCGCCCATCAGGTATAGCCGTTACCCCTGACGGAATGATTGTAGCCGTTGACTTTGGAAACAATCGAATCCTCATCTTTTGAGCTAGTGTTCAATGTTAGAAATATATGGAGGcggaggaggaaaaaagaaggtTTAGGTACACAATTATCAGGAGCAAACATGGCTGAATGTTGAAAATATGGCAGTAATGGTTAGATTCTTTTATACTCATCTATATCTATTTATCCTGATTGTAGTATGATTTGCGCTGCTGGCGGAAGTGTTCATCTCGTGCACACGCCATTTATCAAAGAGAAGGAGTAGAGCAAAAAGACTGGTCGCTAGTAGTGTTGCTATTTTGCTCTTGATCTGAGTTTTGAaatctttatttgtttgatttttttctcagGGAATTTTCCAGCATTCTTGaaacatttttctctctctgcattaTACCTACCTCATCTAGCTTGTGTATGAATGTATTCTCTTGTGTGCGTGCAGCGTCTGTGAAGTTTTATAAAGACGTCTACCTcagtgctatttttattttattttttttgtcgtcAGAGAACATAACATAAGAAATGAAGCAATGTTTGGTTGATATTTGCACAGTTCGCACAAATTTCTCCTGATTGTTACTGTGCACATAACACAGGCAGGACCCCTGAATGTTTGAGTACAGTGATGCAGTAGACCAGGGCTGCATGTCAGCGGGAACATTTGGATACTGTTTGGATAAATCTACTGTTTTGTGTTATGTTTTTTAAATCGGTTTTCATTTGTCGTACCTCATCTAAACTTCTTACCTCATAACCTAAATGTACCTCTGTGTACAAATGCCTCATTGTACATACCTCACTTTGTGTTGATTTCCTTTAAAGATGTGTAAGTCTCCTGAAATGCATGATGGTTTATAGGGTGGCTagtaaggcttttttttttaattactggtAGGTCTTTTAGTATAGATTCACGCCTAGAGTTTGAGTAATGCAAGAAACTACTTGCTCCCTTTGTtatagaaaaagaagaaaggggCAGAGATCGTTGTATGAAGATTTGAATCGTTTTTGGGACCTTGGATTGAATTGAATCATCCCatttttggttatttttgtatgtcttatatattttaaatctaaCATCATCTAGCACCATTTAAGATGAAGTGATTATCAGAATTATTGGTTGGCACATTGGTTTGCTGACTGGCTGTTGCTGCAAGCTTGGATGTAATCCAAACCCTATAGGACGACATAGTTTAGTTTGATAAAAAGTCCTTTTTGAATGTCTGAAATCTATTTATTGGCCAAGAAAGCGCTCTAAAAGTAAGAGCTGAATAAGATCTCCTCAAAGACCATTTGCTCAGTCAGTGGAACACAGTTTGAAAGCATCAATATTCAACTGAGTGTGGTCTAAaataagagattttttttttctttatttgtgggGGAACCACTTTAATGATTTAATGGTTGCCTGCTTCTCTTGAATGTTGATCAAAAAGAAAGCATTTGAAAGCAACAAAAAAGACAAGCACTGACATcctgaaaataaacattttccccTTTATTTAACCCATCTACAGAAATGTCATGCAATGAAAAACCCATCTGGAAACTACAAGGAGAGTTTCATTGAGAGACAATGAAGAATGTACATCCTAGAACCTGCCATATCCTGACCACATGCCCTTTCCAGGGCCTAAATcccaaagctgatctgtcaggTGTTGCTCTTGTTTAGCTCCTCGTCTGGATGGGCATTTTGTGTTTTAAGCTGCTTCTGCAGATGAAACTTATGAGAGCTCTTTTTTTAtgatggtgtgagtgtgtgtctcagGTAAAGACAAGTACATTCACAAGGTAAATGTTATGTGGTTTTAATTTGACCTTATAGAGGCTCCAATTGTGCATTCCATTTTACAGCAGaacattcaaattcaaattcaaaagtatcaataaagaaaaaagcacagCAGCATTTCAGTAGACAAAAACACCTAGTCCCTTATGTTGTAGTGTTATGCTGATAGTATTTTGCATCTGTTTGCTCAGTCAGATTTGTCTTTCTGGTGCCCAGAAGTCTACACTTTGCCAAATAGTAACCATTGGGAATGGTCAAGTGCCAAAACAAAGTGTATATGTGGGACACTTGCTCTGAGGCTGCTCTTAAGATTGGTTTCCTATCAAATCAGTTCATTAGTGCGACTTCAACTCTATGGAGCACCTTTTACACTGCAGTATCTTAATATGTATCTCAGCAGAGTGTAACATTAACTGTGCTGTTATATATGAAGGGACATATTTCGAAAGCCTAATTGACCTGCTTGTTCATTGGTCCAAATGCAGTGATTGTAGATCAGTGGAGAACCTGATCCCAGAGTCACAGGATGAATTTAGGCTGGTGGCGAGTTAAAAACATGTGCTAGTCGTGTGCTAGAGCTGCTGTGGAACATGAACAGTGTGAGCATTGGGCAGTTATGAGAGAATTTGCTGCTTTGAAATCTTCACACTGATTTCAGTATTAATGTCAGCTGTTTGATTTGTGAGGTTTAGCTGCAGCTCTGTCCCCAGAGAACCAAAGAAATCTCTATAAGAGAAACATTTGCATGCTTTAAAAGCCCTTGTTGgtaattttatttgaaatgaggTGATGAAGAAAAAGCAGacacttattattatataccaaaatatatatatatatatgttcctATGTTGTGGTGAACAACTTTGACTACAAGTTTTCTATTAGTCATTGATGGATAGCTTTACAGAGCAAggtactgtgtgtgagtgtgggggaGAGACTAGGAGAAATTACATTCATATGCCTTAACACTGCTGCATTGTATTATGTAACTTTACTTTCCTCTTCTGAAATTTAATCAAACTGGAAACTGCCAAAGAGTTTGCTctgttgcttttttgttttccatttgccccccccccaatttaaTCCCTCACTGATGTCCTCATATGTTTGACACAACATTTACACTGAGCTACACTAAAATGTACCAATGTCCAAGTACAGTTGAAAAAAGCAGTTGTGTTGATTTGTGCTTAAGAAGAAAACCTTTTCAGTCATACCCAGGAGCCATCATGCGTAGAGGCATAGGGCCTCCACCGAGCAGCCACACAGAACAACCCTCCAGTATGTCATCAGTGCATTTTCGATATGTGGTGGTTATTAGGGAAATCTAGTTTATATTATAGGAATAGTTTTGTAACTTCTTAGACAATATGGTGCCAGAACAGTACAGTAAATGGGTGCACATGTCTAGAAGTTATTAATCAGGCTCAAACATTGGCCTTCAGTATGTCTAGTCACATCATACTGTGTCATGTTTGGACTTCTGGTCAGCGTCTCTACGGGTTTCCCACCATTTGTGGTGTATTCCAGCTTTTGATCTGTTTCCTAATCTTGGAAAAGCAGAAGGAAAGTGTAAACAGTTCAGAAGTGCatggtctcttttttttttttttaatgattgtattacctaagaagaagaaaaaaaaaatccccaaaactcAGGTAGCTTTATAGAGATTTGAttcaaagtcaatatttgtttCTTACAGTAAATCCTTTGTTAGTACTCCATAGGATTTAGTatctattttttgtgtgtgcattattgtatttatctacaaaaaatatctttgctgtgtttaaattCAACAGGATCCTTCACAGCCaaattttactgtgtgtgttcattttcagACCCagactgaggggaaaaaaatcatattcagAAAAATAGTTCAGTTAAATCAGTCAAACAGCACTAATGCAACAATGTGGAGATATTTTTGATAAGTGTAAGATTACATTGGTTACTGTATTGATGAACAATGTATTCAATGTTCAATATATTACAAATATGACATGTTTCCTCatcaaaatgtttgtttgtttgtttatcttgaTGGCAACAATCCAACCATTTCTACTATAGTTTTCATTACACTTTCATTACAGTCATCATAGCTTTTAATTCCTTGATCACACATTTGGTTGTGAGACAAATGCAAAGGGACATGTGGAGAGATTGCTGCCTAAACTCAGACCTGGCATCAGTTTTATCCTTTAAAATCTAACTGTTAGGGTAGGATCAAAACAGCAAAGCCAGATTCCAGGTCTGTTGTCTTTTTAGGTGGATGTAACATTTAGTATCCTCCACGAGGTCCTCTTTTGCTCTCTAAACAGTATTTACCATACATAAAATACTCATGGATTTTGGTCGGCTGCTGTACTTAGAGGAGGCTGTATGAATTATTTGGTGATCTACAGTCTTGTGCTTTTGTCTTTGTTGACTTTAAACATTTTCCTATGCAGATTCTTATTTTATGTTCAGTTCTTTATGCTTAAATAAACTTGTTGGGATCCTGAATGTGTGggtgtcttttctttctgtttgaaGTGGCAGTGCAGTAGAAACTCACTGTTCACACTGTTGTAAGTAGTGCTGAATTGTCAGggttatttaattatattaaattgtattatattatatttatattatattatattatatttattttattttattttattattattaaactaatGTCATCTTTAGTATAAATGAATGACATACCTTACCATATCAACTCTAATATTATCATTTAACAAAACCCAGCATGACCACCAGTGTAGCAGGAGGAACTGGTGTCCCTGCATACCAAAGGGTCAGAGGTCATGGCAGAGCCCTGCCCAAAAGGTCAACAAAGCCAAGCTTCAAATTGCAGGGATGACCAGAATGGCCAAGCAGATGGCCTCTTAAAATAACCGATTTAAACCACGTAAACACATTTTTCATGTTGGTCTAAGACTGTCGTTTTATCGTTCACTCTGAAAGTGCTTAAGTGTTCATAATCTTTCTATTCTGATTGAAATATTCAGATACCGGTTTAAAGAATTATATTGTATTaagggacagaaaaaaaatctccaaaggcATCAAGTCTCACACAGATGGCCTGCGTCTTTAAACAGCCTTTAATGATTGATGATGAGGTGAAGATTCTGGAGATTATAACTCCCAAATAGTCCACTGCTCTGTTAGACACGGTGTTCACAACGCAGTCACCAACTCCAAGCTGTTAAGTCAAATAATTTATCCAGGAATTTAGCAGATTTATTGCAGAATTGATTAACAACTTTACATAAACCAATGCAAGGAAATTAAGGAACACATTTGTGAACAAAAGCTCTCTCTATTTAATGGAAACATGTAGAGTTACAGTATGAGCACAGGCATTGTGTCCTAAGTAGCTGAGCTCTTTTAAAAAGGTTGAACAAAGCCCTCaccctctcactttctctggAAGATCATTGACAGAGCTTGTCAGAGGAGAGATCTGGGTAACAATGCAGAGAGATGGGGGAGGAGAGGAATGAACACAGGGGAGGTGAAGGGATTTAGCATGAGAAAAGAGCTGCCTATAGGGAAAAGGGAACTTGGCCACCCtaaagagagacatagagaaaaGGGAGGGACcacacatgagagagagagacagagaaagagagagacacagaggtgGTTTCCCGTAGTGGACTGGTCCCTGTGCAGGCCACCAATCAGACCACATTCCACAGTGGCATTTTAAgatggttcttttttttttcttgaattttattttctatGGGCCACAAATCTGTGAGAGAGATGCTGAAATGTGCATACATGCTGCTACATACAGTAAAATACAAGCAGTAATTACAACTTATAGGTAGTTCTCATAATGGGGTCTGTGGAGGCTCTGGGGCCTATGTTTTTGCCAAAATCACAAcccaaaattattatatttattattatgttattatagtaataattctgtttgactggtcacttgaatctAATGTGTTTAATTCCAACCTAAATAACTCAGAAATAGACATGTTGGAGCTGTCATGTAATATTGTGTTCTGTTAGAAATAAACAAGTTCTAAGGCTCAAATAAATAGCCAGATTATTACTGTGCACAATTAAACCATGAGCCTAATGTTTGTATAGTCGGATTACATTTGTCAAATAAATCTGCACTGAGAGTTTCTGTGCAATTTATTTCACAGTTAAAAGGGTTAAAGAGGAGaataaattaacacacactaataatgAGGAGTTATGATCTAATCAAATGTTAGTAGAAACACTGCTTCAGGCAGAACATTATTTAGGGTTCTTGtattcacatgattttttaaaatcatttaaaaagaaatatcttGCAGTATAGTAATACGCCAGTGACTTAACTTCTGCAAAATGTGTACATTGACAGAACACGAAAAACCTGTTTAGTGCAGGAGGCTCAGCATTATTGTTAGAGctgcttttaaagaaaattcatcaacaccttctgaccaatcagattcgagaattggACAGCACGCCGGTATAAATAAGGAAAAAAGCACGCTAGATTTATACACTATACAAGAAGCATATACAAGCGTAGAAGCGTATACAAGAAGCACGCTAGTTCTATACACTAGAACTAGGCCTGGCTGGATTAGCTGCTCTAAAACCAGGGTTATGCTTGCTCGTAAATACGCGTGAGTAAAATGGCTGCCGCGAGCATCATGCACTGTTTTGATGCGTTAAAGCAGTGTAAATATTGCAGGCAGTGGCCAATATCACTATGTAGAGCTGAATCAGGACCAGTTTCTCGTTTTAACACAAATGGAGTT
This Ictalurus furcatus strain D&B chromosome 1, Billie_1.0, whole genome shotgun sequence DNA region includes the following protein-coding sequences:
- the trim71 gene encoding E3 ubiquitin-protein ligase TRIM71, whose protein sequence is MASFPDSEVQTCPLCKELCGSSAPISSSSSTSSSSSQTSNSSTTSSTRRLHVLPCLHAFCRSCLESLRSNGDPLKLRCPTCDQKVPMSESGVDALPSSNFLFSNLLDVVVSAEDQGTSSCIGSGGLLRAQHVLSEPQCSSCDEGNGASSHCLDCQEYLCDNCVRAHQRVRLTKDHFIESLAENLHMPARTGSHGTTLSLSQAFHNFSLLPVFQDRMDYCQQHNNTVLRFFCESCSVPICRECSVGRHVGHSVSYLQDVLHDSRALTIQLLADAQQGRQAVQLSIEKAQAIAEQVELKAKVVQSEVKTTTLRHKKALEERECELLWKLEKIRQVKAKSLYLQVEKLHQNLTKLDSTIATVTKVLEEGRNIDILLAREHMLNQLQELKALRCILQPQEDDRIMFTPPDQALLIAIQSMGLISSGAFASATKAHGEGLKRALQGKLASFTVVAYDHDGEPRLSGGDGVSVVLMGPEGNLSSADVSDQQDGTYTVSYLPKSEGEHLLSVLICNQHIEGSPFKVMVKSGRSYGGIGLPVASFGGEGDGDGQLCRPWGICVDKEGYVIVADRSNNRIQIFKPCGTFHHKFGTLGSRPGQFDRPAGVACDSQRRIIVADKDNHRIQIFTFDGQFLLKFGEKGTKNGQFNYPWDVAVNSEGKILVSDTRNHRVQLFGPDGMFINKYGFEGALWKHFDSPRGVAFNQEGHLVVTDFNNHRLLVIRPDCQSARFLGSEGTGNGQFLRPQGVAVDQEDRIIVADSRNHRIQVFEPNGNFLCKFGTQGSGFGQMDRPSGIAVTPDGMIVAVDFGNNRILIF